In the genome of Desulfomicrobium apsheronum, the window TGCCCGACGCCGACGGCACGGCGGAACTACGCGGCACCTGCGGCGACAGCATGGTCATCTCGCTCAGATTCGACGGGGATCGGGTCGGCGCGGCATCCTTTGAAACGGACGGCTGCGGCCCGAGTGTGGTCTGCGGTTCCCTTGCGGCGGAGATGGCCGTGGGCAAGACAGCCGAAGAGCTTTTCGACATCAGCGGCGAGATGGTCCTGGCCCGGGCCGGACAGATCCCCCAGGACCATCACCACTGTGCCTTTCTGGCCGTCTCGACGCTGCACGAGGCACTCGGCAGATACATGCGCCTCGCCCTTGAGAAAAAATGACGGACAATTTTCACACAACTGCTCCCGTAAAAAACGGGAAGGAGGTCTGCGATGCCAGCTGGTAACGGAACGGGACCCATGGGCATGGGCTCCATGACAGGACGCGGAGCCGGATATTGTTCCGGTTCAGGGACGCCGGGTTACGCGAACGGCGGAGGATTTGGCGGCGGTGGATTCGGATTCGGCGGCGGCAGAGGCCGCGGACGTCGCTTTTTCGCGGCAGGGCCGCAGGGTCGCTTCGGGCGGCAGGAAGCCTTTGACCCGGCCACCGAACAGACGCTCAAAGATCAGGTCAAAGCCCTGCAGTCCCAACTGGAAGCCATTCAGCAACGTCTGGAAGAAATGAAATAGCCGGACAACCGGGCACAAGAGAATGGCCGCTTCCCTCGGGGTCGCGGCCATTCATTTTTGTTCAATGGTTCCAAGCGGCCATCACTGCTTCACGGCCCACACCGCATGCACGGGGTCGGAATGCTGGATCATGGGATAGTAGCGATCCCGGGCATCCATGGGCCGGGGCCAGCCACGATCCGAAAGGGTGAACACGTCCTTGAAACCGCCGCCGAGACGGAAGTACTCCGAGACCAGGGCCACGCGCTCGTACTCATGCAGCTCGGTCCAGATGCGCACGGCCTGGTCCGGGAACCATCGATGCGAAAAGACCATGACGCACAGTCCGCCTGCTTCCAGCACCCGCGCGATCTCGGCGAAGACCTCAAGAGGCCTCGTCAGGTATTCCACGGACAGGCTGCAAACCACGGCGTCAAAGGCACCATCCGCGAAAGGCAGTTTCGGGTCGGCATTGAGGTCATGAACCACGTGGGACGACAGGGCCGGATTTTCGCTCATCTCCTCAGCGTTCATGCCCAGACCCGTGGCCCTGACACCACCGGGCAGATGCGACTCCCATCCAGCCATGAGATCAAGAATCCTCTCCCGACCGGGCAAAAGACGCGAGTACACCTTGGCAATGTTCTCGCGCGACTGACTGTCCACGTGCGGGACCTTGCGCGGCGTAGCGTAGAATTCCGCGTCGCCGACACCCAGCGGCTTTTCCAGAGGCACGCCGAGGCCAAAATCCGTCCCTCTGTCCGTCTTGCGCTTCAGTCCCGGCCCGTCGGTCAGGGCGCAAAGCCAATCCTTGCACTGCCCGCCGAACTCCGCCTGCTTGGGCCACACCGCAAGAGGGGTGATCTCAAGCCGCGCCTCCACGTCAGCCAGCGGATGATTGAGATCGACGGTCAGCGTGTCGGCGCCGGTGTTTATGACACGAAAGGGCTGGATGTTCTGCGGGTAGATGCCGGGCAAGCCGCGCAGCACACCCTGAGGATAGAATCGCCCCTGCAACGGCTCGATGGAGGCTTCCCCAACGGGGGCCTTGAATGCCTTGCGAGGCACGGTCATGACCTTCCTCATGTCCCGCACCGGCACATGCACGCCGGGCTGC includes:
- a CDS encoding iron-sulfur cluster assembly scaffold protein, translated to MGDDLDRIIEAMQNTINEDTRAAWGEEAYERWVNPPNMGSMPDADGTAELRGTCGDSMVISLRFDGDRVGAASFETDGCGPSVVCGSLAAEMAVGKTAEELFDISGEMVLARAGQIPQDHHHCAFLAVSTLHEALGRYMRLALEKK
- a CDS encoding DUF5320 domain-containing protein: MPAGNGTGPMGMGSMTGRGAGYCSGSGTPGYANGGGFGGGGFGFGGGRGRGRRFFAAGPQGRFGRQEAFDPATEQTLKDQVKALQSQLEAIQQRLEEMK
- a CDS encoding methyltransferase domain-containing protein, which codes for MTAISTDTLANIQFRLHWEEHGVGHEDSFYAQNVNLWRDVFPAGLEKQILGMTEGESRLVDLQPGVHVPVRDMRKVMTVPRKAFKAPVGEASIEPLQGRFYPQGVLRGLPGIYPQNIQPFRVINTGADTLTVDLNHPLADVEARLEITPLAVWPKQAEFGGQCKDWLCALTDGPGLKRKTDRGTDFGLGVPLEKPLGVGDAEFYATPRKVPHVDSQSRENIAKVYSRLLPGRERILDLMAGWESHLPGGVRATGLGMNAEEMSENPALSSHVVHDLNADPKLPFADGAFDAVVCSLSVEYLTRPLEVFAEIARVLEAGGLCVMVFSHRWFPDQAVRIWTELHEYERVALVSEYFRLGGGFKDVFTLSDRGWPRPMDARDRYYPMIQHSDPVHAVWAVKQ